In Humulus lupulus chromosome 6, drHumLupu1.1, whole genome shotgun sequence, a single genomic region encodes these proteins:
- the LOC133781507 gene encoding arabinogalactan protein 13-like, with protein MEYSKSMMMVLLMVVVVMMALFSAIPMASAADAPAPSPTSDATQFIPAFFASLLALAFGLVF; from the coding sequence ATGGAGTACTCAAAGTCTATGATGATGGTTTTGTTGATGGTTGTGGTGGTGATGATGGCCTTATTCTCAGCCATCCCAATGGCCTCAGCTGCCGATGCACCAGCCCCAAGCCCCACCTCAGATGCCACCCAATTCATCCCAGCTTTCTTTGCTTCTCTTCTGGCTTTGGCTTTTGGCTTAGTCTTCTAA
- the LOC133781509 gene encoding uncharacterized protein LOC133781509 has product MPTNPLRQLPLKLSLSLFLFLSSLINRSIISFSKHHNSTTTPKIFLITPTLNPIFSLNFQKISKRKMESMNKKSMMVLLMVVVMMALFSAIPMASAADAPAPSPTSDATKFIPAFFASLLALAFGLVF; this is encoded by the coding sequence ATGCCAACCAATCCTTTAAGGCAGCTGCCCTTGAaactctctctgtctctctttcTATTCCTCTCAAGTCTTATAAATAGATCCATAATTTCATTCTCCAAACATCACAACTCTacaacaactccaaaaatcttctTAATCACTCCAACTCTCAACCctattttctctttgaattttcaaaaaatttccaaGAGAAAAATGGAGTCAATGAACAAGAAGTCCATGATGGTGTTGTTGATGGTTGTGGTGATGATGGCCTTATTCTCAGCCATCCCAATGGCCTCAGCTGCCGATGCACCAGCCCCAAGCCCCACATCCGATGCCACCAAGTTCATCCCAGCCTTCTTTGCATCTCTTCTAGCTTTGGCTTTTGGCTTAGTCTTCTAA